The following are encoded together in the Flavobacteriales bacterium genome:
- a CDS encoding FtsX-like permease family protein, with amino-acid sequence MIFLKLFSESIKMAWNALVSNKLRTILSLLGITIGIMAIILVFTFVDSMEKNIRDNVQSLGDNTVYIQKWPWATGTDFEWWKYWQRPDADLNDFKEVQRRSDAAESVVFMASKNKSVEHESTVVENVSVVAVTHDYDKIKSFDIVSGRYLTLMESNTGKNVCIIGMAVAQGLFGDRNPVGETVKVFKRKLTVIGVFGVEGESVFGNSVDNQLLMPINFARQVMRIESRGSNPLVMVKGKPGVSTAELKDELRGIMRSVRRLKPRADDNFALNEISVLSNSLESLFTILNIAGTIIGGFSILVGGFGIANIMFVSVKERTHLIGIEKSLGAKNWFIMMEFLSEAVFLCLMGGGVGLFMAGLLSGIASYAFDVTMYLTMKNMMLGITISVTIGLVAGIIPAFLASRLSPVEAIRSK; translated from the coding sequence ATCATATTCCTAAAACTATTTTCCGAAAGCATTAAGATGGCTTGGAATGCGCTTGTCTCGAACAAGCTGCGAACCATCCTTTCGCTGCTGGGCATCACCATCGGAATCATGGCCATCATTCTGGTTTTCACGTTTGTGGACTCGATGGAGAAGAACATCCGCGATAATGTTCAATCGCTGGGCGACAATACGGTTTACATTCAGAAATGGCCGTGGGCAACGGGAACCGATTTTGAGTGGTGGAAATATTGGCAACGGCCAGATGCCGACCTGAACGATTTCAAGGAAGTGCAACGGAGAAGCGATGCAGCCGAATCGGTTGTTTTCATGGCCTCGAAAAACAAAAGCGTGGAACACGAATCAACGGTAGTTGAGAACGTGAGCGTGGTTGCTGTAACGCACGATTACGACAAGATCAAATCATTCGATATTGTTTCGGGGCGCTACCTGACCCTGATGGAATCGAATACGGGAAAGAACGTTTGCATCATCGGTATGGCGGTGGCGCAGGGGCTTTTCGGTGACCGCAATCCTGTGGGTGAAACAGTAAAGGTTTTCAAACGGAAACTGACCGTTATCGGTGTTTTTGGTGTGGAAGGCGAAAGCGTTTTCGGCAATTCGGTGGACAACCAGTTGCTGATGCCGATCAACTTCGCGCGTCAGGTGATGCGCATTGAATCGCGCGGTTCCAACCCGCTCGTCATGGTAAAAGGAAAACCAGGCGTTTCCACAGCAGAGTTGAAAGATGAGCTGCGCGGCATCATGCGCAGCGTACGCAGGTTGAAACCACGTGCGGATGACAACTTTGCTCTGAACGAGATCAGCGTACTTTCCAATTCGCTCGAAAGTCTTTTTACCATCTTGAACATCGCTGGAACCATCATCGGAGGGTTTTCCATTCTGGTGGGAGGTTTCGGCATTGCCAATATCATGTTCGTATCGGTGAAGGAACGGACACATCTTATCGGCATCGAAAAATCGCTGGGTGCCAAGAACTGGTTCATTATGATGGAATTTCTTTCAGAAGCCGTTTTCCTGTGCCTGATGGGTGGCGGAGTTGGTCTTTTCATGGCTGGACTGCTAAGCGGAATCGCCTCTTATGCATTTGATGTGACCATGTACCTGACGATGAAAAACATGATGTTGGGAATTACCATATCGGTTACCATCGGATTGGTAGCGGGCATCATTCCAGCATTCCTCGCATCGCGACTTAGCCCTGTAGAAGCCATCCGAAGCAAATGA
- the purH gene encoding bifunctional phosphoribosylaminoimidazolecarboxamide formyltransferase/IMP cyclohydrolase, giving the protein MASKTIKNALISVFHKEGLEPIVKQLVKHGVNIYSTGGTQTYLEELGATVLKVEDLTSYPSILGGRVKTLHPKVFGGILGRREEQSDLLQLEEYEIPEIDLVIVDLYPFEDTVASGADEQAIIEKIDIGGISLIRAAAKNFKDVVIVPSKNEYAALAEILAEGAATTLEQRKSFATAAFAVSSHYDTAIHTYFAGGGFAHQEDGTKVLRYGENPHQQGFFHGDISALFDQLNGKELSYNNLLDIDAAVNLIADFSPTPPLPNGEGGSPPLGESEGATFAILKHNNACGLASRPKLVDAWKDALAGDPISAFGGILITNVEVDAETATEMNSLFFEVVIAPSYSAEALEILKQKKNRVILVQKPCEFPKRQFRSLLNGVIEQDKDLSTQTASDMNPVTNVKPTEAEYEDLVFANKLVKHTKSNTIVLAKNKQLLASGCGMTSRVDALKFAITKAKSFNFDLKGAVMASDAFFPFPDCVEIAHGEGIDTVVQPGGSIKDNESIDYCNNNGMAMVVTGVRHFKH; this is encoded by the coding sequence GTGGCGAGTAAGACCATTAAAAATGCCCTCATTTCGGTGTTCCACAAAGAAGGTTTGGAGCCGATCGTTAAGCAACTTGTAAAGCATGGAGTGAACATCTACTCCACAGGCGGAACACAGACCTATTTGGAGGAGTTGGGTGCAACTGTTCTGAAAGTGGAAGACCTGACCTCGTATCCATCCATTTTGGGCGGAAGAGTGAAAACCTTGCATCCGAAAGTGTTCGGAGGAATTTTGGGTAGAAGGGAAGAGCAAAGCGACCTGTTGCAGTTGGAGGAATATGAGATTCCAGAGATCGACCTTGTGATCGTGGATCTTTATCCGTTTGAGGATACCGTTGCCAGCGGAGCGGATGAGCAGGCCATTATTGAGAAGATCGATATAGGTGGAATTTCATTGATCCGCGCTGCGGCCAAGAATTTCAAGGATGTTGTCATCGTTCCGTCTAAGAACGAATATGCCGCTTTGGCGGAAATTCTTGCCGAAGGCGCGGCAACAACACTTGAGCAGCGCAAGAGTTTTGCAACCGCTGCCTTTGCTGTTTCATCGCATTACGACACGGCCATTCACACTTATTTCGCGGGTGGCGGATTCGCGCATCAGGAAGACGGAACGAAGGTTCTTCGTTACGGAGAAAACCCGCATCAGCAAGGATTTTTCCATGGAGATATTTCTGCGCTGTTCGACCAATTGAATGGGAAGGAACTCAGCTACAATAACCTGTTGGACATTGATGCTGCGGTGAATCTTATTGCAGATTTCAGCCCCACCCCGCCCCTCCCCAATGGGGAGGGAGGTTCTCCCCCTTTGGGGGAGTCAGAGGGGGCTACTTTCGCCATTCTGAAGCACAATAATGCTTGCGGGTTGGCCAGTCGCCCGAAGTTGGTAGACGCTTGGAAAGACGCGTTGGCGGGTGATCCGATCTCAGCTTTCGGTGGTATTCTCATCACCAATGTGGAAGTGGATGCGGAAACGGCCACCGAAATGAACAGCCTGTTTTTCGAAGTGGTGATCGCGCCATCTTACAGCGCTGAAGCTCTCGAAATCCTCAAACAGAAAAAGAACCGCGTGATTCTGGTTCAGAAACCATGCGAATTCCCAAAACGACAGTTCCGCTCACTGCTGAATGGAGTTATTGAGCAGGATAAGGACCTCAGCACGCAGACCGCTTCGGATATGAATCCTGTGACGAATGTGAAGCCGACCGAGGCAGAATACGAAGATTTAGTATTTGCTAACAAATTGGTGAAGCATACAAAGTCAAATACTATCGTTCTTGCAAAGAACAAACAATTGTTGGCAAGCGGTTGCGGTATGACCTCACGAGTAGATGCATTGAAATTCGCCATTACTAAGGCAAAGTCTTTTAACTTCGACCTGAAAGGTGCGGTTATGGCTTCGGATGCGTTTTTCCCATTTCCAGATTGCGTAGAGATCGCGCATGGCGAAGGGATTGATACGGTGGTGCAGCCAGGCGGTTCCATCAAAGACAACGAATCGATAGACTACTGCAACAATAATGGGATGGCCATGGTAGTTACAGGAGTCAGACACTTTAAACACTGA
- a CDS encoding MreB/Mrl family cell shape determining protein codes for MGLFDYFRQEIAIDLGTANTLIIHNDKVVVDEPSIVAKDIQTGKIVAIGKKAQQMHGKTHKNIETIRPLKDGVIADFEAAEQMIKGMIQMINPGRRHFMPPQIRMVICIPSGITEVEKRAVRDSAEHAGAKDVRLIQEPMAAAIGIGIDVEEPMGNMIIDIGGGTSEIAVIALGGIVCDRSIRVAGDDFTADIEDYMRRQHNILIGERSAERIKIEVGSALTELDNPPADYAVHGRDLMTGIPKEITVSYQEVAHALDKSITKIETAILNNLEMTPPELSADIYRTGLYLAGGGSMLRGLDKRISQKTKLPVHIAEDPLRAVARGTGIALKNIDRFPFLMR; via the coding sequence ATGGGGCTGTTCGACTATTTCAGACAGGAAATTGCCATTGACCTTGGCACGGCCAACACGCTTATCATTCACAATGATAAGGTGGTGGTTGACGAACCGTCCATCGTTGCCAAAGACATCCAAACGGGTAAGATCGTTGCCATTGGCAAGAAGGCCCAACAGATGCACGGCAAAACCCACAAGAACATCGAGACCATCCGTCCATTGAAGGACGGTGTGATCGCTGATTTCGAGGCGGCTGAGCAGATGATCAAAGGAATGATCCAGATGATTAACCCAGGTCGAAGACACTTCATGCCGCCACAGATCCGAATGGTGATCTGTATTCCTTCGGGAATTACGGAAGTGGAGAAGCGTGCGGTGCGTGACTCGGCAGAACATGCTGGCGCGAAAGACGTTCGTCTCATTCAAGAACCGATGGCTGCTGCAATTGGTATCGGAATCGATGTGGAAGAACCGATGGGCAACATGATCATCGATATCGGTGGTGGTACATCGGAGATCGCAGTTATTGCGCTTGGCGGTATCGTTTGCGACCGTTCCATCCGCGTAGCGGGAGATGATTTTACCGCTGATATTGAGGATTATATGCGTAGACAGCACAACATTCTCATTGGCGAGCGTTCCGCAGAACGGATCAAGATCGAGGTCGGTTCGGCTTTGACCGAGTTGGACAATCCGCCAGCAGACTACGCGGTTCATGGTCGCGACCTCATGACGGGTATTCCGAAAGAGATCACGGTTTCCTATCAGGAAGTGGCGCATGCGCTGGATAAATCGATCACCAAGATTGAAACGGCCATTCTGAACAACTTGGAGATGACGCCACCAGAGCTTTCGGCAGATATTTACCGAACGGGGCTTTATCTCGCAGGTGGAGGTTCCATGCTTCGTGGCCTCGACAAGCGTATTTCGCAGAAAACAAAACTTCCAGTTCACATTGCCGAAGACCCGTTGCGTGCGGTGGCCCGTGGAACTGGTATTGCACTTAAAAACATCGACCGATTCCCATTCCTGATGCGATAG
- the mreC gene encoding rod shape-determining protein MreC — protein MRNILLFIYRNHVFFLFLLLELLSFALIVRNNNFHRGSMLSSSNQMVGRVYELNNGISEYFHLKTVNQELALENAALRSLLQQSQYTYSEKHVDVVDSIRRQHYTYIPAKVINSTTDRRSNYLTINRGLLQGVEPEMAVISSNGIVGIVKDVSKNFASVISVLNKRSSISAKLADEGYIGSLTWDGRDPQMAQLMDIPNHVPMAEGMLVETSGYSSMFPSGIPIGKVRSFEVKDGDNFHSIEVELFTDMQSVEVVYVVNNLMRLEQTQLETESQTDDE, from the coding sequence ATGAGGAACATCCTGCTTTTCATTTACAGGAATCATGTGTTCTTCCTCTTCCTTTTGCTTGAACTTCTGAGCTTCGCACTCATTGTGCGGAACAACAATTTCCATCGCGGTAGCATGCTCAGTTCCAGCAACCAGATGGTGGGGCGCGTGTATGAACTGAACAACGGCATTTCCGAGTATTTCCACCTGAAAACGGTCAATCAGGAACTGGCCTTGGAAAACGCTGCGTTGCGCTCATTGCTTCAGCAGTCGCAATACACGTACTCAGAAAAACATGTGGATGTGGTCGATTCCATCCGAAGACAGCATTACACGTACATTCCCGCCAAGGTCATCAACAGCACCACCGACCGCAGGAGCAATTACCTCACCATCAATCGTGGGCTGCTTCAAGGTGTGGAGCCCGAAATGGCCGTCATTTCATCCAATGGAATTGTGGGAATTGTGAAGGATGTTTCGAAGAATTTCGCATCGGTCATTTCGGTATTGAACAAGCGTTCCAGTATCAGTGCCAAGTTGGCGGATGAAGGCTACATCGGTTCACTTACGTGGGATGGCCGCGATCCGCAGATGGCGCAGCTCATGGATATTCCGAACCATGTGCCGATGGCCGAAGGCATGCTGGTGGAAACATCTGGCTATTCTTCCATGTTTCCAAGTGGAATTCCGATTGGTAAAGTGCGCAGTTTTGAGGTGAAGGATGGCGATAATTTTCATTCCATTGAAGTAGAGTTGTTCACCGATATGCAATCGGTGGAAGTGGTGTATGTAGTGAACAATCTGATGCGTTTGGAGCAGACGCAGCTGGAAACAGAATCGCAGACGGATGACGAGTGA
- the mreD gene encoding rod shape-determining protein MreD yields the protein MTSDALKYAWQFVLLVLLQVLIFNNLNLGGYVNPFPYIYLILVLPISMGRIQLLLVGFLLGLSVDVFSDTGGIHAAATTLIAFYRPLYLKAQSPREGYEMAAVPHLKVFGLTWFIPYAVLLVLLHHTVLFYLEVFRFSEFFHTLLKTVLSSLLTLFFILLAEYLFVGSNKRR from the coding sequence ATGACGAGTGATGCGTTGAAATATGCGTGGCAATTTGTGCTGCTGGTGCTGCTTCAGGTACTCATTTTCAATAACCTGAATCTGGGCGGCTACGTCAACCCGTTTCCGTACATCTACCTCATTCTGGTTCTGCCCATTTCCATGGGACGAATACAGCTGCTGTTGGTCGGCTTCCTGCTTGGCCTGTCGGTAGATGTGTTTTCCGACACGGGTGGAATTCATGCCGCGGCCACCACGCTCATCGCGTTCTACAGGCCGCTGTATCTCAAGGCGCAGTCGCCCCGCGAAGGCTACGAAATGGCAGCCGTTCCGCACCTCAAAGTGTTCGGCCTCACGTGGTTCATTCCGTACGCGGTGCTGCTGGTGCTGTTGCACCATACCGTGCTGTTCTACCTCGAAGTGTTCCGTTTCTCCGAATTCTTCCACACGCTGCTCAAAACCGTGCTCAGCTCATTGCTCACGCTGTTCTTCATCCTCTTGGCCGAGTATCTTTTTGTGGGAAGTAACAAACGGAGGTAA
- the mrdA gene encoding penicillin-binding protein 2 produces MAFQSKHTDRMYVVMGIVLLVAVTFLLRLFYIQVIDESYRLSAENNVIRYQTEYPARGLIYDRDGRLLVYNEAAYDLMVIPRQAVDIDTAAICNILGITKEQFAKRLSKAKAYSYRKPSVFEKQISAVTYAELQEKIYRFRGFFVQKRTLRKYPSPIAAHLLGYVGEASQGFLEKNPYYKQGDYVGISGLEKAYEEELRGKKGVKVIMVDVFNRPKGSYKEGKYDTVAVAGKTLTSSIDAELQAYGEKLMQNKTGAIVALEPATGEILALVSAPSFDPNLLVGRVRSDNYVILQHDTLKPLFNRALMSEQNPPGSTFKLINALIGQQVGVLNENTTYRCPRGYVSGNFRMGCHDHRSPLNLRESIQHSCNAYYGNVFRNIIDHTGKPWEGFEIWRNHVISFGLGQKFNTDLPVEYSGIVPTKAYYDKYYGENRWKSLTIISLAIGQGEMGTTPLQLANMTAAIANRGFYYPPHLVKAIDGEPISNRFTEKHMTTIDRPYFTPVVDGMEMVFQQGGTGYRSRHDSIVMCGKTGTAQNPHGEDHSIFICFAPKEDPKIALAVFVENGGGGSKYGAPIASLMVEKYLLDTIMRPNLEKPILEADLIHPKKKTQ; encoded by the coding sequence ATGGCGTTCCAGTCTAAGCATACAGACCGCATGTACGTGGTAATGGGCATTGTGCTGCTGGTGGCGGTCACGTTCCTGCTGCGACTGTTCTACATTCAGGTCATTGACGAATCGTATCGCCTTTCGGCAGAGAATAACGTCATCCGTTACCAGACCGAATATCCCGCCCGCGGCCTTATTTACGACCGCGATGGCCGTTTGCTGGTGTACAATGAGGCGGCTTACGATCTGATGGTCATCCCGCGGCAAGCGGTGGATATTGACACGGCTGCCATCTGCAACATTTTGGGAATAACCAAGGAGCAGTTTGCCAAACGGTTGAGTAAAGCCAAGGCGTATTCGTACCGCAAACCGAGTGTTTTTGAGAAGCAGATCTCTGCGGTGACCTATGCCGAATTGCAGGAGAAGATCTATCGTTTCCGAGGGTTTTTCGTGCAGAAACGGACGCTGAGAAAGTATCCATCGCCCATTGCAGCGCATCTGTTGGGGTATGTGGGCGAGGCGAGTCAAGGATTTTTGGAAAAGAACCCGTATTACAAGCAAGGCGATTACGTGGGCATCAGCGGTTTGGAGAAGGCCTACGAGGAGGAATTGCGCGGGAAAAAAGGCGTGAAGGTCATCATGGTCGATGTGTTCAATCGCCCGAAGGGAAGTTACAAGGAAGGGAAATACGATACCGTGGCGGTGGCGGGTAAAACGCTCACCTCAAGTATTGATGCGGAGCTTCAGGCGTATGGAGAGAAGTTGATGCAGAACAAGACGGGAGCCATCGTGGCACTCGAACCTGCTACGGGCGAGATATTGGCGTTGGTGAGCGCACCGAGTTTCGACCCGAATCTGCTGGTCGGTCGTGTTCGTTCTGATAATTACGTGATTCTTCAGCATGACACGCTGAAGCCGCTTTTCAACCGTGCGTTGATGAGCGAACAGAATCCGCCTGGTTCCACGTTCAAGTTGATCAACGCACTGATCGGGCAGCAGGTGGGTGTGCTCAATGAGAACACTACCTATCGGTGTCCGCGTGGGTATGTTTCGGGCAATTTCCGCATGGGTTGCCATGATCACCGTTCACCGCTCAATCTGCGGGAATCTATTCAGCACTCGTGCAACGCCTATTACGGCAATGTTTTCCGCAACATCATCGATCACACGGGCAAGCCGTGGGAAGGATTTGAGATATGGCGGAATCATGTGATCAGTTTCGGTCTTGGTCAGAAATTCAATACCGATCTTCCTGTGGAGTATTCGGGAATTGTTCCAACCAAAGCCTACTATGATAAATACTACGGAGAGAACCGCTGGAAATCGCTGACCATCATTTCCTTGGCCATTGGTCAGGGCGAGATGGGAACAACGCCTTTGCAATTGGCCAATATGACCGCGGCCATCGCCAATCGCGGGTTCTATTATCCGCCCCATTTGGTGAAGGCGATCGATGGCGAACCGATCTCCAATCGTTTCACCGAAAAGCACATGACAACCATTGACCGACCATATTTTACACCTGTGGTGGATGGGATGGAAATGGTTTTTCAGCAAGGCGGAACGGGCTATCGCTCGCGGCATGACAGCATTGTGATGTGCGGCAAGACGGGGACCGCGCAGAATCCGCACGGAGAGGATCATTCCATTTTCATCTGCTTTGCGCCTAAAGAGGATCCCAAAATTGCATTGGCCGTGTTTGTTGAGAACGGAGGCGGAGGAAGCAAATATGGCGCTCCGATCGCCAGTCTGATGGTGGAGAAATACCTGTTGGACACCATCATGCGTCCGAATCTCGAAAAGCCGATTTTGGAGGCCGATCTCATTCACCCGAAAAAGAAGACGCAATGA
- the rodA gene encoding rod shape-determining protein RodA, with protein sequence MRREQGIFHGIDWVIVILYLLLVFMGWLNIYAAVFNEEHQSILDTTQRYGKQLIWIGLSIFVALVIMLIDGKFYSTFSVPIYILNILLLLVVLVTARDVAGARSWIDIGPFKLQPSEFAKSATAMALAYYLSTLNIRMEDLRTKLVAGLILAIPAGLILLQNDTGSALVFGAFALVLYREGLSGNILLFGLAMAVLFIFALLFTPLAMLIILGVVALIYFFLQRKKTWRLALSIGGILVVLMGFVYSVDYIFNEVLEPHQQVRINVLLGKEDDPKGAGYNVNQSKIAIGSGGFAGKGFLQGTQTKYDFVPEQTTDFIFCTVGEEWGFLGTFVVIALFTALILRILYISERQRSAFTRIYGYCVASILLFHFLINVGMTIGLMPVIGIPLPFFSYGGSSLLGFTLLLFVFVKLDGYRLQQLR encoded by the coding sequence ATGAGGCGCGAGCAGGGCATATTTCATGGCATCGACTGGGTCATTGTGATTCTGTATCTGCTGCTGGTTTTCATGGGTTGGCTCAATATTTACGCGGCCGTTTTCAATGAGGAACATCAGAGCATTCTCGATACCACGCAGCGCTACGGTAAACAGCTCATTTGGATCGGGCTGTCCATTTTTGTGGCGCTTGTCATTATGCTGATAGATGGGAAGTTCTACTCAACGTTCTCTGTTCCCATCTACATTCTGAATATTCTGCTGTTGCTGGTGGTGTTGGTCACCGCCCGCGATGTGGCAGGAGCGCGCTCGTGGATCGACATCGGCCCGTTCAAGCTGCAACCGTCTGAGTTTGCGAAGAGTGCCACGGCCATGGCATTGGCGTATTATCTCAGCACACTCAATATTCGGATGGAAGACCTCAGGACCAAACTTGTCGCGGGGTTGATCCTTGCCATTCCCGCAGGGTTGATCCTGCTTCAGAACGACACGGGTTCGGCCTTGGTTTTTGGGGCGTTCGCGTTGGTGCTTTACCGCGAAGGACTGTCTGGCAACATCCTTCTGTTCGGGTTGGCCATGGCTGTACTGTTCATTTTTGCGCTGCTGTTCACCCCGCTTGCCATGCTCATCATTCTGGGAGTGGTGGCGCTGATTTATTTCTTCCTCCAGCGGAAAAAGACGTGGCGTTTGGCACTTTCCATCGGTGGAATTCTGGTGGTGCTGATGGGTTTTGTTTACAGTGTGGATTACATTTTCAATGAAGTGCTGGAGCCGCATCAACAGGTGCGGATAAACGTTCTTTTAGGAAAGGAAGACGACCCGAAAGGCGCGGGTTACAACGTAAATCAGAGTAAGATCGCCATCGGCTCGGGAGGTTTTGCAGGGAAAGGATTCTTACAGGGAACGCAGACCAAATATGACTTCGTTCCTGAGCAGACCACCGATTTCATTTTCTGCACGGTAGGCGAGGAGTGGGGCTTTCTTGGCACCTTCGTGGTCATTGCATTATTCACCGCGCTTATTCTTCGAATCCTGTACATTTCTGAACGTCAGCGGTCTGCATTTACGCGGATCTATGGTTACTGCGTGGCCAGCATCCTGCTGTTTCACTTTCTGATAAATGTTGGAATGACCATCGGGTTGATGCCTGTGATCGGCATTCCGCTACCGTTCTTCAGTTATGGTGGTTCTTCGCTACTTGGTTTCACGCTGCTGCTGTTCGTTTTCGTGAAACTGGATGGCTACCGATTGCAGCAACTCAGGTAG
- a CDS encoding type II toxin-antitoxin system RelE/ParE family toxin: MIIWSPEAATDYQSNIEFLLIRWTEREAAHFIAVTNEILNLIENNPHAFRSVGYKQVRAAVILPQITLFYRVEENGAIELIRFWNNYQNPQKLKF, from the coding sequence GTGATCATTTGGTCTCCAGAGGCTGCTACCGACTACCAGTCGAACATTGAGTTTCTACTTATTAGATGGACAGAAAGGGAAGCGGCTCACTTCATAGCAGTTACAAATGAGATTTTGAACCTTATTGAGAACAATCCTCATGCGTTCAGATCTGTCGGCTACAAGCAAGTTCGGGCAGCGGTCATTCTTCCCCAAATAACCCTTTTCTATAGAGTGGAAGAAAACGGAGCTATCGAACTGATTCGATTTTGGAACAATTATCAAAACCCCCAAAAGTTAAAGTTCTGA
- a CDS encoding peptidylprolyl isomerase: MVIGKIRENSTLILILIGGAMLAFVLQDLFSSSSFILNGSPTEVGEIAGVAVDGRTFQDRVDQTVENYKTQTGQSSIDNATTEQLRDQTWNQMVREIVMDEELDAVGVRVSKEELYDMVQGNNPHPQVVQAFTNPQTGQFDRAQVLNFLKRMEQDEDIKKRWIAFEKDIAKLRRTEKYNNLIKKGLYVTTAEAEADFMAKNRPATIKYVLKRYNSIPDTTVQVSDADIKEYYNQNKSKYEQDASRDVDFVAFRVDPSKDDFEKMKVWADNLKPEFESTDNDTLFVNRESDVRFNARWLPKGELGGAIDSIMFAAEKGFVYGPYLENQTYRMAKLIGIKMAPDSVKARHILIRPETLGSVEKAKNVADSLMKLIEGGANFAQLARTNSEDPGSGAEGGDLGWFMEGQMVPSFNNACFDGKKGDLVIVRSQFGFHIIEVLDQKGNTEKRAVAFVDRKVEASTKTFQIVYGQAEEFQRSVTSVASFDQEVANRGLNKRIASNLKENDRTIAGLESPRELIRWAFNAEKGDVSEVKELGNTFVVGVLTAIREEGYSTIDEIHDELEAGAIKDKKAAKFVEEFEAARAGDIQTVANNMNLPVEVKENILFSSTAIPGLGREPALIGTVGGLESGDLSKPVKGEQGVYVVYVENRAAAPSNPSFAGSSRMLNGSLAQRVDFEVFDALKEKADIVDHRSKFF, encoded by the coding sequence ATGGTAATTGGTAAAATCCGCGAGAACTCAACATTGATTCTCATTCTTATTGGCGGTGCCATGCTTGCATTCGTGTTGCAGGATCTTTTCAGCTCAAGTAGTTTCATCCTGAACGGTTCGCCAACAGAGGTCGGTGAAATTGCAGGTGTTGCGGTTGACGGACGAACTTTTCAGGACCGTGTCGACCAGACCGTAGAGAACTACAAGACGCAGACGGGACAGAGCAGCATTGATAACGCCACAACTGAACAGCTTCGCGACCAGACCTGGAATCAGATGGTGCGCGAAATTGTGATGGACGAGGAGTTGGATGCCGTTGGCGTTCGCGTAAGCAAGGAAGAACTCTACGACATGGTTCAGGGAAATAACCCGCATCCGCAAGTGGTGCAGGCGTTCACCAACCCGCAGACGGGGCAGTTTGACCGTGCACAAGTGCTGAACTTCTTGAAGCGAATGGAACAGGATGAGGACATCAAGAAACGATGGATCGCCTTCGAGAAGGACATCGCGAAGCTTCGCAGAACAGAGAAATACAACAACCTTATTAAAAAAGGTCTGTATGTGACAACTGCTGAGGCGGAGGCTGATTTTATGGCGAAAAATCGTCCAGCCACCATCAAATATGTACTGAAGCGCTACAACAGCATTCCAGATACGACAGTTCAAGTATCTGACGCTGACATCAAGGAATACTATAACCAGAACAAATCGAAGTACGAGCAGGACGCTTCGCGCGATGTCGATTTTGTTGCCTTCCGAGTCGATCCATCCAAGGATGATTTCGAGAAAATGAAGGTTTGGGCCGATAACTTGAAGCCTGAATTTGAAAGCACAGATAACGATACGCTTTTCGTGAACCGCGAATCTGATGTTCGTTTCAATGCCCGTTGGTTACCGAAAGGCGAATTGGGCGGTGCCATCGATTCCATCATGTTCGCTGCTGAAAAAGGATTCGTTTACGGACCATATTTGGAGAATCAGACCTACCGCATGGCCAAGCTGATCGGTATCAAAATGGCCCCAGATTCGGTGAAGGCACGTCACATTCTTATCCGCCCAGAGACATTGGGGAGCGTTGAGAAAGCCAAAAACGTAGCAGATAGCCTGATGAAATTGATCGAGGGTGGTGCTAATTTCGCACAGCTTGCCCGTACCAATTCCGAAGACCCTGGTTCGGGTGCCGAAGGTGGCGACCTTGGCTGGTTCATGGAAGGCCAAATGGTTCCTTCTTTCAATAATGCCTGTTTCGATGGAAAGAAAGGTGACCTCGTCATTGTCCGCTCGCAGTTCGGCTTCCACATCATCGAGGTTCTCGACCAAAAAGGAAATACTGAAAAGCGTGCTGTTGCATTTGTTGACCGCAAGGTGGAAGCAAGCACCAAAACCTTCCAGATCGTTTACGGTCAGGCTGAGGAATTCCAGCGTAGCGTTACTTCTGTTGCATCGTTCGATCAGGAAGTTGCCAACCGAGGTTTGAACAAGCGTATTGCCAGCAACCTGAAAGAGAACGATCGTACCATTGCTGGGCTGGAAAGTCCTCGTGAGTTGATCCGTTGGGCATTCAATGCCGAGAAAGGCGATGTAAGCGAAGTGAAAGAACTGGGCAACACATTCGTGGTGGGCGTACTGACCGCAATCCGCGAAGAAGGCTACTCGACCATTGATGAGATCCATGACGAATTGGAAGCGGGTGCCATCAAGGATAAGAAGGCTGCGAAGTTCGTAGAGGAGTTTGAAGCGGCCAGAGCTGGCGATATTCAAACTGTTGCCAATAACATGAATCTTCCAGTTGAAGTGAAGGAGAACATTCTTTTCTCATCCACGGCCATTCCAGGTTTGGGACGTGAGCCAGCGCTTATTGGAACCGTTGGTGGATTGGAATCTGGCGATCTTTCGAAGCCTGTAAAAGGTGAGCAAGGCGTGTATGTGGTGTATGTTGAAAATCGTGCAGCTGCACCGAGCAATCCAAGTTTCGCAGGAAGCAGCCGCATGTTGAACGGTTCACTGGCGCAGCGTGTCGACTTCGAAGTATTCGATGCGCTGAAAGAGAAGGCAGACATTGTGGACCATCGTTCGAAGTTCTTCTAA